In Falco cherrug isolate bFalChe1 chromosome 5, bFalChe1.pri, whole genome shotgun sequence, one DNA window encodes the following:
- the WBP11 gene encoding WW domain-binding protein 11: MGRRSTSSTKSGKFMNPTDQARKEARKRELKKNKKQRMMVRAAVLKMKDPKQIIRDMEKLDEMEFNPVQQPQLNEKVLKDKRKKLRETFERILRLYEKENPDIYKELRKLEVEYEQKRSQLSQYFDAVKNAQHVEVESIPLPDMPHAPSNILIQDIPLPGAQPPSILKKTSAYGPPVRSISVLPPPGLGVPRLPPGRKPPGPPPGPPPPQVLQMYGRKVGFTLEMAPRRREEEISYSSEAGQRGHEDDMSSTSEDEGYPEDMDQDKHDESSDDSDSDRSDADSEGEDFLHRDNDKEREGGEEKKSGHSVRFADMPGKSRKKKKNMKELTPLQAMMLRMAGQEIPEEGREVEEYSEEEEEEEEDSESEETSQQQQQLSEEALAETASSTATSQAQQQQPPPQPVPPTQIQAPPMPGPPPLGPPPAPPLRPPGPPTGLPPGPPPGAPPFLRPPGLPGLRGPLPRLLPPGPPPGRPPGPPPGPPPGLPPGPPPRGPPPRLPPPAPPGIPPPRPGMLRPPLVPPLGPAPPGLFPPAPIPNPGVLSAPPSLIQRPKADDTSAATIEKKATATISAKPQITNPKAEITRFVPTALRVRRENKGASAASQRKQDDEPALPLTKAAPKAGSSAPISVQTKDDVYEAFMKEMEGLL, from the exons AGTTTAACCCAGTACAGCAGCCACAACTTAATGAAAAAGTACTAAAGGATAAACGCAAAAAACTTCGTGAGACTTTTGAGCGTATCTTGCGGCTCTATGAGAAGGAGAATCCTGACATCTATAAAGAACTGCGCAAGCTGGAAGTAGAGTATGAGCAGAAGAGATCACAACTCAGCCAGTATTTTGATGCTGTCAAg aaTGCTCAGCATGTTGAAGTGGAAAGTATCCCCTTACCAGATATGCCACATGCTCCCTCCAACATCCTCATACAGGACATTCCCCTTCCAGGGGCCCAGCCACCTTCTATCCTCAAGAAGACATCAGCCTATGG ACCACCAGTTCGGTCTATTTCTGTACTTCCTCCTCCTGGGCTTGGTGTTCCACGTTTACCTCCAGGCAGGAAACCCCCTGGACCTCCACCAGGGCCACCTCCACCTCAAGTCCTACAGATGTATGGCCGTAAAGTGGGTTTCACCTTGGAGATGGCTCCTCGAAGGCGAGAAGAGGAGATTTCTTACAGTTCTGAAGCAG GACAGCGAGGGCATGAAGATGATATGTCCAGTACTAGTGAAGATGAAGGTTATCCTGAGGATATGGATCAAGACAAGCATGATGAGAGTAGTGATGATAGTGACAGCGATAGGTCAGATGCAGACAGTGAAGGCGAGGACTTTCTGCATCGTGATAATGACAAGGAGAGGGAAGGtggtgaagaaaagaaatcag GTCATAGTGTACGGTTTGCAGACATGCCTGGGAAGTCacgaaaaaagaaaaagaacatgaaagaaCTGACTCCACTCCAGGCCATGATGCTACGAATGGCAG GTCAAGAAATTCCAGAAGAAGGGAGAGAAGTGGAGGAATAttcagaagaggaggaggaggaggaagaagactCAGAGTCTGAAGAGacatcacagcagcagcagcagcttagTGAGGAAGCTCTTGCAGAGACTGCATCATCTACTGCAACTTCCCaggcacaacagcagcaaccGCCTCCACAGCCTGTTCCTCCAACTCAGATACAGGCACCTCCTATGCCTGGGCCACCTCCGCTAGGACCACCTCCGGCCCCTCCACTGAGGCCCCCAGGTCCGCCCACCGGCCTTCCTCCTGGCCCTCCACCAG GAGCTCCTCCGTTTCTGAGACCTCCTGGCTTACCAGGATTGCGTGGGCCTTTACCTCGACTTCTGCCACCAGGCCCTCCACCTGGGCGACCACCTGGCCctcccccaggacccccaccaGGTCTGCCCCCAGGACCTCCTCCACGTGGTCCTCCTCCTCGTctgccccctcctgccccaccag GTATCCCACCTCCTCGCCCAGGCATGTTACGGCCACCTCTGGTGCCTCCGTTAGGACCTGCCCCACCTGGGCTCTTCCCGCCAGCTCCCATTCCAAATCCTGGGGTACTGAGTGCCCCACCCAGCTTGATTCAGCGCCCCAAGGCGGATGACACCAGTGCAGCCACCATTGAGAAGAAGGCTACAGCCACTATCAGTGCCAAGCCGCAGATCACTAACCCCAAGGCAGAGATCACTCGctttgtgcccactgccttgCGAGTGCGCCGGGAGAATAAAGGGGCTTCGGCCGCCTCCCAGAGAAAACAGGATGATGAGCCTGCTCTCCCATTAACCAAAGCTGCCCCTAAGGCTGGATCATCTGCCCCTATCTCTGTACAGACAAAGGATGATGTGTATGAAGCTTTCATGAAGGAAATGGAAGGTCTTCTGTGA